Proteins encoded by one window of Bacteroidales bacterium:
- a CDS encoding RagB/SusD family nutrient uptake outer membrane protein: MIKNLFNKTVLGGLFTLTLLFSCSDDFVKISPQYSVDSENFFNAPDDYYMALVATYDLLQATYPNVILGEIASDNSACGGESPTDVIGWQQVGDMIHTSTNSNLKDIWNWMFAGVQRANYFMEFQDKIDFEGKEQMIGEVRFLRAYYYFELVKWFGPVPLKIDERFKLGDETSIPRAPLSEVYAQIEADLIFAASVLPANPVQIGRTSKGAAKSLLGKAYLYQDKFADAATVLEEVILDGKYSLVPNFFDIWEMPGENGSESVFEVQYTDVEGAGFDCLQCSEGNVAVGFQGVRGYEGPIFSPGFSFNVPVQKAVDAFEPGDLRKGATILDIVAWVDTMGATYTTGNAHTGYFNRKYLPRKRTPEAQNDLNLTNPNNYRAIRYADVLLLAAEALNRGGISDGRAQEYLNQVRRRGFGNSNHDVTLTGNALTDAIWHERHVELMGEGHRFFDLVRTGKAAQEINGFATGKNELFPVPIEEINFSNGNWQQNPGY, encoded by the coding sequence ATGATAAAGAATTTATTCAACAAAACAGTTTTAGGCGGGCTATTTACTCTTACATTATTATTTTCATGTTCTGATGATTTTGTAAAAATATCCCCGCAGTATTCCGTTGATTCCGAGAACTTTTTTAACGCCCCTGACGACTATTATATGGCTTTGGTAGCCACCTACGATTTATTGCAGGCTACCTACCCCAATGTAATACTGGGCGAGATTGCTTCCGATAATTCAGCTTGCGGCGGCGAAAGCCCCACTGATGTAATTGGCTGGCAACAGGTTGGAGACATGATACATACATCCACCAATAGCAACCTTAAGGATATTTGGAATTGGATGTTTGCAGGTGTTCAGCGTGCAAATTATTTCATGGAATTTCAGGATAAAATTGATTTCGAAGGTAAAGAGCAAATGATTGGCGAGGTGCGCTTCCTTCGTGCCTACTATTATTTTGAACTGGTGAAATGGTTCGGACCTGTACCATTAAAAATTGATGAGCGCTTCAAACTAGGCGACGAAACTAGCATTCCACGCGCGCCGCTAAGCGAAGTGTATGCCCAGATTGAGGCCGACCTGATCTTTGCTGCCTCGGTGCTGCCGGCAAACCCGGTACAGATCGGAAGAACAAGCAAAGGTGCTGCAAAATCGCTACTTGGCAAGGCTTATCTGTACCAGGATAAATTTGCTGATGCCGCCACAGTGCTCGAAGAAGTGATTCTTGATGGCAAATACTCACTTGTACCAAACTTTTTTGATATCTGGGAAATGCCCGGTGAAAATGGTTCCGAATCAGTATTTGAAGTTCAATACACCGATGTTGAGGGTGCAGGATTTGATTGCCTGCAGTGCAGTGAAGGAAATGTAGCTGTTGGTTTCCAGGGAGTGCGTGGATATGAAGGTCCAATATTTTCTCCTGGTTTCAGTTTCAATGTGCCTGTACAGAAAGCCGTTGACGCCTTCGAGCCCGGTGACCTGAGAAAAGGAGCCACCATTCTCGATATCGTAGCGTGGGTCGATACCATGGGCGCTACTTACACAACAGGAAATGCCCATACCGGCTACTTTAACCGCAAATATTTGCCCCGTAAGAGAACACCCGAGGCGCAAAACGATCTCAACCTTACCAATCCCAACAATTACAGGGCTATCCGATACGCAGACGTTCTGCTGTTGGCTGCCGAAGCTCTCAACCGGGGTGGTATCAGCGACGGCAGGGCACAGGAATATCTCAACCAGGTTCGGCGCAGGGGATTTGGAAACAGTAACCATGACGTTACTTTAACCGGTAATGCACTTACCGATGCCATCTGGCACGAACGCCATGTAGAACTGATGGGAGAAGGACATCGCTTCTTCGACCTTGTACGTACCGGAAAAGCCGCCCAGGAAATTAATGGGTTTGCCACCGGTAAAAATGAGTTGTTTCCCGTGCCAATTGAAGAGATAAACTTTTCAAATGGGAACTGGCAACAAAATCCTGGTTACTAA
- a CDS encoding TonB-dependent receptor, with the protein MIKQFTSFVIIMMIIVTSLSAQQQSLSGVVKSANDGMPIPGVTVLIKGTFTGTSTNIDGAFTLSNVPLGSTIVFSFVGMTTMEVEYTGQAMMNVDLEYESMGLDELVVIGYGAVKKRDVTGSVSTVGSNTIGRLNPVKIEEALQGTITGVQVTPQSGAPGAGLDIRIRGISTNGDASPVVIIDGYQGDLNTLNPNDIETMTVLKDAQAAIYGTVGANGIILITTKSGKRDMPTRVDVNSSFGMQETTRELPVLNATEYAVILNESYAANGQALPFPNISGLGKGTDWQGKLFETAPIMDNNISVYGGSGNMNYSFSASDLRQEGIIGADKSGFERNTARMAMGADLAKWLKMNTSLTYTYINRKSFNEFGLGSVLFNAVNMPSTVPIYKPDGDFFLAPSNLGIEIINPLQQVANTFNDYDLNKWNGNVGLDASFAKHFTATARVGFNTTTAKNKSFSKQLDYGGKVFDVSRSSVFQSRDNFNDYTFDAFVTYDNIVNNVHSFTGTVGTTVFKSYGDNLSATGWDVPNNSWDFADISLANGLVDVKSAGSYTYDQRRLSYFARGLYSYHDKYLASVIVRRDASTKFGPDNAVAYFPSATLGWIVSEENFMERFNNMNLLKLRLSYGFLGSDKIGDYRFISTLDGEGTYILDNQIVNGRAIGPLSNPSIKWEQSEQFDLGVDMNFFNDRIELTADYFVKTTQDLLIPNIPVSGILGTFAPGAAAPTANAGTVRNQGFEFAVGYRGMMGSDFSYQVNYNLTILDNEVLKVNNGTGFVDGGSFGVGQPLPARMQVGFPIGYFYGYQTDGIFQTQEEIDAHPSQIALGAIAQPGDIRFVDTNKDGAINSDDRTMIGNPIPSSLMGLNITLRYKDFDFTAYTFASIGNDIVRNYERTQPNVNRMSYILDRWTGPGTSNDVPRVTTAATANNIFSDFYVEDGSYVRLQRMVLGYSLPEKVNSRIGIQEVRFFFAINNLFTLTKYRGYDPAASSGVPIGSGFDNGFYPASRTYILGFNVNI; encoded by the coding sequence ATGATTAAACAATTTACAAGTTTTGTGATCATTATGATGATCATAGTAACATCTCTCAGCGCACAACAGCAAAGCCTTAGTGGTGTTGTGAAATCTGCGAATGATGGAATGCCAATTCCCGGCGTAACTGTATTGATTAAAGGAACGTTTACGGGAACATCAACAAACATTGACGGTGCATTTACACTGAGCAATGTGCCTCTGGGCTCTACAATTGTTTTTTCTTTTGTAGGAATGACAACCATGGAGGTGGAATACACCGGCCAGGCAATGATGAATGTAGACCTTGAATACGAATCAATGGGTCTTGATGAGTTAGTGGTTATCGGGTATGGTGCTGTTAAGAAACGTGATGTCACCGGTTCGGTTTCGACAGTAGGGTCTAACACCATCGGAAGGCTAAACCCTGTTAAGATCGAGGAAGCGCTGCAAGGAACTATAACAGGTGTGCAAGTTACTCCTCAATCAGGTGCACCGGGTGCAGGCCTCGATATCAGAATCAGAGGGATCTCTACTAATGGCGATGCTTCCCCTGTTGTGATCATTGACGGTTATCAGGGCGATCTGAATACCCTTAATCCCAACGACATCGAAACGATGACCGTACTAAAAGACGCCCAGGCTGCTATTTATGGCACTGTAGGTGCAAACGGTATCATTCTGATTACTACAAAGAGCGGCAAAAGAGACATGCCAACCAGGGTGGATGTCAATAGTTCGTTCGGAATGCAGGAAACCACACGAGAGCTTCCGGTGCTCAATGCCACCGAATATGCAGTAATACTTAATGAGAGTTACGCAGCCAATGGCCAGGCACTTCCATTCCCAAATATTTCGGGACTTGGTAAAGGAACCGACTGGCAAGGAAAGTTGTTTGAAACAGCTCCTATCATGGATAACAACATCAGTGTTTATGGTGGTTCGGGCAATATGAATTACTCCTTCAGTGCATCAGACCTTCGACAGGAAGGTATCATTGGTGCCGACAAATCCGGTTTTGAGAGGAATACTGCCCGAATGGCAATGGGTGCTGATCTTGCCAAGTGGCTGAAAATGAACACTTCGTTGACATACACCTATATCAATCGTAAATCATTCAATGAATTTGGGCTTGGTTCTGTTTTGTTTAATGCTGTAAACATGCCCTCTACAGTGCCGATCTACAAACCTGATGGAGATTTTTTCCTGGCTCCGTCGAATCTTGGTATTGAAATTATAAATCCCTTGCAGCAGGTGGCCAACACTTTCAACGATTATGACCTGAACAAATGGAACGGAAACGTTGGACTGGATGCAAGCTTTGCTAAACATTTCACAGCCACCGCACGTGTCGGGTTCAATACTACAACGGCAAAAAACAAGTCCTTTTCCAAGCAGTTAGATTATGGTGGAAAAGTTTTTGACGTTAGCCGCAGCAGTGTTTTTCAGAGCCGCGACAACTTCAACGATTACACATTTGATGCGTTTGTTACTTATGACAATATAGTTAACAATGTGCACAGCTTTACCGGCACTGTGGGAACCACGGTTTTTAAATCCTACGGTGACAACCTGAGCGCTACCGGCTGGGATGTTCCCAACAATTCATGGGATTTTGCTGATATCAGCCTGGCCAACGGATTGGTTGATGTTAAATCTGCCGGATCATATACTTATGATCAGCGAAGGCTTTCCTATTTTGCACGCGGTCTTTACAGCTATCACGACAAATATCTTGCATCTGTGATTGTCAGGCGTGATGCTTCAACAAAATTCGGCCCTGACAACGCTGTGGCATACTTCCCATCGGCCACTCTCGGTTGGATTGTATCGGAAGAAAATTTTATGGAAAGATTCAATAATATGAACCTCCTCAAGCTGAGGCTGAGTTATGGATTCCTGGGTTCAGACAAAATTGGAGATTACCGTTTTATCTCAACACTGGATGGCGAAGGTACTTACATTCTGGACAATCAAATTGTTAATGGCAGGGCAATTGGCCCGCTTTCCAACCCGAGTATTAAATGGGAGCAATCAGAACAATTTGATTTAGGTGTAGATATGAATTTCTTTAACGACCGGATTGAACTGACTGCCGATTACTTTGTAAAGACTACCCAAGATCTGCTGATACCAAACATTCCTGTTTCAGGCATTTTGGGCACATTTGCCCCTGGTGCAGCAGCTCCAACAGCCAACGCCGGAACTGTGCGCAACCAAGGATTTGAGTTCGCAGTAGGTTACCGCGGCATGATGGGCTCCGATTTCAGCTACCAGGTAAATTACAATCTCACTATCCTGGATAATGAAGTGCTGAAAGTGAATAACGGAACCGGGTTTGTAGATGGTGGTAGTTTTGGTGTTGGTCAGCCTTTGCCAGCCCGTATGCAGGTTGGATTCCCGATAGGTTATTTTTATGGTTATCAGACCGATGGCATTTTCCAAACCCAGGAAGAAATTGACGCTCACCCTTCGCAGATTGCCCTCGGCGCTATCGCACAGCCGGGTGATATAAGGTTTGTTGATACCAACAAGGACGGAGCCATCAATTCCGACGACAGAACCATGATTGGAAATCCAATTCCATCAAGCCTCATGGGTCTTAATATAACACTTAGGTACAAAGACTTCGACTTTACTGCTTACACTTTTGCAAGCATCGGTAATGATATCGTAAGAAACTATGAGCGCACGCAGCCTAATGTTAACCGGATGAGCTATATCCTTGACAGATGGACAGGTCCGGGCACCAGCAATGACGTTCCCAGGGTAACCACAGCCGCTACTGCCAATAATATTTTCTCCGATTTCTATGTGGAAGACGGCTCTTATGTAAGATTGCAGCGAATGGTGCTTGGTTATAGTCTTCCTGAAAAGGTGAATTCCAGAATTGGAATACAGGAAGTTCGATTCTTTTTTGCCATCAACAATTTGTTTACCCTTACAAAATACAGAGGGTATGATCCGGCAGCATCAAGCGGTGTGCCTATTGGCTCAGGCTTTGATAATGGATTCTATCCCGCTTCACGCACTTATATTCTTGGGTTTAATGTAAACATATAA